The Georgenia faecalis genome includes a window with the following:
- the tkt gene encoding transketolase, whose amino-acid sequence MNANPAEWSDLDRRAVDTARVLAADAVEKVGNGHPGTAMSLAPAAYLLYQRVMRHDPADPLWLGRDRFVLSAGHTALTQYVQLYFAGYGLELSDLQALRTWGSLTPGHPEYRHTDGVEVTTGPLGQGLANAVGMAMASRRERGLLDPDAAPGASPFDHTIYVIASDGDLQEGVTSEASSLAGLQQLGNLVVIWDDNRISIEDDTTIAFGEDVLARYAAYGWHTSRVDFTQGGTGYTEDVDALSAALDEARAETGRPSIIALRTIIGWPSPKKQNTGAIHGSALGADEVRALKDHLGFNPDATFEVADDVLAHVRSVRDRGAAARDEWTKAYTAWREANPERAALLDRLAERRLPEGWTSALPTFPEDKAVSTRKASGEVLSALAGTLPELWGGSADLAGSNNTTMKGEPSFLPEERSSEMFPGHRYGRTLHFGIREHAMGSILNGIAIHGLTRPYGGTFLTFSDYMRPPVRLAALMGIPSTFVWTHDSIGLGEDGPTHQPVEHLAALRAIPGLDVVRPADAAETVVAWRTILEQTERPAGLILTRQDVPNPARGTGAADGTALANADGAARGAYVLAEASTGSPDVLLVATGSEVQIALDARERLEADGVPTRVISMPCREWFDAQDDEYRDAVLPPTVKARVSIEAAIAQGWHEIVGDAGRCVSLEHFGASAAYQRLYEEFGITAEATVAKARESLAAARGDADPGSGAEASPGGTGDLPK is encoded by the coding sequence GTGAACGCGAACCCCGCCGAGTGGAGCGACCTGGACCGCCGCGCTGTGGACACGGCGCGCGTGCTCGCCGCCGACGCCGTGGAGAAGGTCGGCAACGGCCACCCCGGCACCGCCATGAGCCTCGCCCCGGCCGCGTACCTGCTCTACCAGCGGGTCATGCGCCACGACCCGGCCGACCCGCTGTGGCTCGGACGTGACCGGTTCGTCCTCTCGGCCGGCCACACCGCGCTCACCCAGTACGTCCAGCTCTACTTCGCCGGCTACGGCCTCGAGCTGTCCGACCTCCAGGCCCTGCGCACCTGGGGCTCCCTCACCCCCGGCCACCCCGAGTACCGCCACACCGACGGCGTCGAGGTGACCACCGGCCCGCTCGGCCAGGGCCTGGCCAACGCCGTCGGCATGGCCATGGCGAGCCGTCGCGAGCGCGGCCTGCTGGACCCCGACGCGGCGCCCGGCGCGAGCCCCTTCGACCACACCATCTACGTCATCGCCTCCGACGGCGACCTCCAGGAGGGCGTCACCTCCGAGGCCAGCTCCCTCGCCGGGCTCCAGCAGCTGGGCAACCTCGTCGTCATCTGGGACGACAACCGGATCTCCATCGAGGACGACACGACGATCGCCTTCGGTGAGGACGTCCTCGCCCGGTACGCCGCCTACGGCTGGCACACCTCGCGCGTCGACTTCACCCAGGGTGGCACCGGCTACACCGAGGACGTCGACGCCCTCTCCGCCGCCCTCGACGAGGCCCGCGCGGAGACCGGCCGCCCGTCGATCATCGCCCTGCGCACCATCATCGGCTGGCCCTCCCCCAAGAAGCAGAACACCGGCGCCATCCACGGCTCCGCCCTCGGCGCCGACGAGGTCCGCGCCCTCAAGGACCACCTCGGCTTCAACCCCGACGCCACCTTCGAGGTGGCCGACGACGTCCTCGCCCACGTGCGCAGCGTCCGCGACCGCGGGGCCGCCGCCCGCGACGAGTGGACCAAGGCCTACACCGCGTGGCGCGAGGCCAACCCGGAGCGCGCCGCCCTCCTCGACCGGCTCGCCGAGCGCCGCCTGCCCGAGGGCTGGACCTCGGCGCTGCCGACGTTCCCCGAGGACAAGGCCGTCTCCACCCGCAAGGCCTCCGGGGAGGTGCTCAGCGCCCTCGCCGGGACGCTGCCCGAGCTGTGGGGCGGCTCCGCGGACCTCGCGGGCTCGAACAACACGACGATGAAGGGCGAGCCGTCCTTCCTCCCCGAGGAGCGGTCCTCGGAGATGTTCCCGGGCCACCGCTACGGGCGGACGCTGCACTTCGGCATCCGCGAGCACGCCATGGGCTCGATCCTCAACGGCATCGCCATCCACGGGCTCACGCGCCCCTACGGCGGCACGTTCCTCACGTTCAGCGACTACATGCGCCCGCCGGTACGCCTCGCCGCCCTCATGGGCATCCCGTCCACCTTCGTGTGGACGCACGACTCCATCGGCCTCGGCGAGGACGGCCCCACGCACCAGCCGGTCGAGCACCTCGCCGCGCTGCGCGCCATCCCGGGCCTCGACGTCGTCCGCCCCGCCGACGCCGCCGAGACGGTCGTCGCGTGGCGGACCATCCTCGAGCAGACCGAGCGCCCCGCCGGCCTCATCCTCACCCGCCAGGACGTGCCCAACCCGGCACGCGGGACGGGCGCGGCCGACGGCACCGCCCTGGCCAACGCGGACGGCGCCGCCCGTGGCGCCTACGTCCTCGCCGAGGCAAGCACCGGCAGCCCGGACGTCCTCCTCGTCGCCACCGGCTCCGAGGTCCAGATCGCGCTCGACGCCCGGGAGCGCCTCGAGGCCGACGGCGTCCCCACCCGCGTCATCTCCATGCCGTGCCGCGAGTGGTTCGACGCGCAGGACGACGAGTACCGCGACGCGGTCCTGCCGCCCACGGTCAAGGCCCGCGTGTCCATCGAGGCCGCCATCGCCCAGGGCTGGCACGAGATCGTCGGCGACGCCGGCCGCTGCGTCAGCCTCGAGCACTTCGGCGCCTCGGCTGCCTACCAGCGCCTCTACGAGGAGTTCGGCATCACCGCCGAGGCCACGGTCGCCAAGGCCCGCGAGTCCCTCGCGGCGGCCCGCGGCGACGCCGACCCGGGCTCCGGCGCCGAGGCCTCCCCCGGCGGTACGGGAGACCTGCCCAAGTGA
- a CDS encoding heme o synthase gives MRSDPGPAATRGATGPGTKVRAYVALTKPRIIELLLITTIPTMILAADGWPGLGLLCATLLGGAAAAGSANTFNMYLDRDIDKLMNRTKQRPLVTGVVSPREALVFAFVLGAFAVAWFAVVVNPVSAWLALGAIALYVVGYTMLLKRRTSQNIVWGGAAGCMPVLIGWSAVTGTVGWAPLVLFGIVFFWTPPHYWPLSMRFKKDYARADVPMLPVVSSDAKVAGQITAYAVAMVACSLLLVPVAHMTWVYAAVAVAVGAWFVGMCVQLLRRARHPERGKLAAMKVFHYSITYLTVLFVAVAVDPFLPL, from the coding sequence CTGCGGTCCGACCCCGGGCCGGCGGCGACGCGCGGTGCCACAGGGCCGGGCACCAAGGTGCGGGCCTACGTCGCCCTCACCAAGCCCCGCATCATCGAGCTGCTGCTCATCACGACGATCCCCACGATGATCCTCGCGGCGGACGGCTGGCCGGGCCTCGGCCTGCTCTGCGCCACCCTCCTCGGCGGCGCCGCCGCGGCCGGGTCGGCGAACACGTTCAACATGTACCTCGACCGGGACATCGACAAGCTGATGAACCGGACGAAGCAGCGCCCGCTCGTCACCGGCGTCGTCAGCCCCCGCGAGGCGCTGGTCTTCGCCTTCGTCCTCGGCGCGTTCGCCGTCGCGTGGTTCGCCGTCGTCGTCAACCCCGTCTCGGCGTGGCTGGCGCTGGGGGCGATCGCCCTCTACGTCGTCGGCTACACGATGCTCCTCAAGCGGCGCACGTCGCAGAACATCGTCTGGGGCGGGGCCGCCGGCTGCATGCCGGTCCTCATCGGCTGGTCCGCGGTCACCGGCACGGTGGGCTGGGCGCCGCTCGTCCTCTTCGGGATCGTCTTCTTCTGGACGCCGCCGCACTACTGGCCGCTGTCCATGCGGTTCAAGAAGGACTACGCCCGCGCCGACGTGCCGATGCTGCCGGTGGTCTCCTCCGACGCCAAGGTCGCCGGGCAGATCACCGCCTACGCCGTCGCGATGGTCGCGTGCTCGCTGCTCCTCGTCCCCGTGGCGCACATGACGTGGGTCTACGCCGCCGTCGCCGTCGCCGTCGGCGCCTGGTTCGTCGGGATGTGCGTCCAGCTGCTCCGCCGGGCCCGGCACCCCGAGCGCGGCAAGCTCGCGGCGATGAAGGTCTTCCACTACTCCATCACCTACCTCACGGTGCTGTTCGTCGCCGTGGCGGTCGACCCCTTCCTGCCGCTGTAG
- the xerD gene encoding site-specific tyrosine recombinase XerD produces MTATDRGATTHGRAPLAAGLGRALDEYLAHLGIERGLSEHTVAAYRRDLTRYAGFLGERGRTALEDVVEDDVTAYVEAVRGGDDGGQALAASSAGRAVVAIRGWHRFAVLEGRAVDDPTSHVRPPATAKRLPTALSTDDAERLLEAASVGEGPVPLRDRALLEFLYGTGARISEAVGLAVDDVDLAREAAAVRLFGKGRRERLVPVGRYAVEALDAYLVRARPELARSGRGNAVLFLNTRGNPLSRQSAWAVLRAAAERAGLQGHVSPHTLRHSFATHLLAGGADVRVVQELLGHASVTTTQIYTQVTAQTMREVYAAAHPRARG; encoded by the coding sequence ATGACGGCGACGGACCGGGGTGCGACGACGCACGGTCGCGCGCCGCTCGCCGCCGGTCTGGGCCGGGCCCTGGACGAGTACCTCGCCCACCTCGGCATCGAGCGGGGCCTCAGCGAGCACACCGTCGCCGCCTACCGGCGCGACCTCACCCGCTACGCCGGCTTCCTCGGCGAGCGCGGGCGCACCGCCCTGGAGGACGTCGTCGAGGACGACGTCACCGCCTACGTGGAGGCCGTGCGGGGCGGGGACGACGGCGGCCAGGCCCTCGCGGCGTCGTCCGCCGGCCGGGCCGTGGTCGCCATCCGGGGCTGGCACCGGTTCGCCGTCCTCGAGGGCCGCGCCGTGGACGACCCCACCTCGCACGTGCGGCCGCCGGCCACCGCCAAGCGCCTGCCGACGGCGCTGAGCACGGACGACGCCGAGCGGCTGCTCGAGGCGGCGTCCGTGGGGGAGGGGCCGGTGCCGCTGCGCGACCGCGCCCTGCTGGAGTTCCTCTACGGCACCGGCGCGCGGATCAGCGAGGCGGTGGGCCTGGCGGTCGACGACGTCGACCTCGCCCGCGAGGCGGCGGCCGTGCGCCTGTTCGGCAAGGGCCGGCGCGAGCGGCTGGTCCCCGTGGGGCGGTACGCCGTCGAGGCCCTCGACGCCTACCTCGTGCGGGCGCGGCCCGAGCTCGCCCGCAGCGGGCGGGGCAACGCCGTGCTGTTCCTCAACACCCGCGGCAACCCGCTGAGCCGGCAGAGCGCGTGGGCGGTGCTGCGCGCCGCGGCGGAGCGGGCGGGCCTGCAGGGGCACGTCTCGCCGCACACCCTGCGGCACTCCTTCGCCACGCACCTGCTCGCCGGCGGCGCCGACGTCCGCGTGGTGCAGGAGCTGCTCGGGCACGCGTCGGTGACCACGACGCAGATCTACACGCAGGTGACCGCCCAGACGATGCGGGAGGTCTACGCCGCAGCGCACCCGCGCGCGCGGGGCTGA
- a CDS encoding ParA family protein, with translation MAQPTLISADGPAGSSAPVDFPVPPPLTSHGPARIIAMANQKGGVGKTTTTINLGAALAEYGRRVLLVDFDPQGAASAGLGINANELDRTIYTLIMQPRSDVREIIEETSVPGLHVVPANIDLSAAEVQLVNEVAREQALARVLRPVVDSYDVILIDCQPSLGLLTVNALSAAHGVIIPLEAEFFALRGVALLMETIEKVCDRLNPRLVLDGILATMYDGRTLHSREVLARVREGFGAKVFDTVISRTVKFPDASVATEPITSYAPSHSGAEAYRRLARELVARGDVA, from the coding sequence GTGGCACAGCCGACCCTCATCTCGGCCGACGGTCCCGCGGGCAGCAGTGCGCCCGTCGACTTCCCCGTCCCTCCGCCCCTGACCTCGCACGGGCCGGCCCGGATCATCGCCATGGCGAACCAGAAGGGCGGCGTCGGCAAGACGACGACGACCATCAACCTGGGCGCCGCGCTCGCCGAGTACGGCCGCCGGGTGCTCCTCGTCGACTTCGACCCGCAGGGCGCCGCGTCCGCCGGGCTCGGCATCAACGCCAACGAGCTCGACCGCACCATCTACACGCTCATCATGCAGCCGCGCTCGGACGTGCGGGAGATCATCGAGGAGACCTCGGTCCCCGGGCTCCACGTCGTCCCCGCGAACATCGACCTGTCCGCCGCGGAGGTCCAGCTCGTCAACGAGGTGGCCCGCGAGCAGGCGCTCGCCCGGGTGCTGCGCCCCGTCGTCGACTCCTACGACGTCATCCTCATCGACTGCCAGCCCTCGCTCGGGCTGCTCACGGTCAACGCGCTGAGCGCCGCCCACGGCGTGATCATCCCGCTCGAGGCGGAGTTCTTCGCCCTGCGCGGTGTCGCGCTGCTCATGGAGACCATCGAGAAGGTGTGCGACCGGCTCAACCCGCGCCTGGTCCTCGACGGCATCCTCGCGACGATGTACGACGGCCGGACGCTGCACTCGCGCGAGGTCCTCGCCCGGGTGCGCGAGGGCTTCGGCGCCAAGGTCTTCGACACGGTGATCTCGCGCACCGTGAAGTTCCCCGACGCCTCCGTCGCCACCGAGCCCATCACGAGCTACGCGCCGAGCCACTCCGGTGCCGAGGCGTACCGGCGCCTGGCGAGAGAGCTCGTTGCGCGTGGCGACGTCGCCTGA
- a CDS encoding segregation and condensation protein A: MATSPDGSPGPTAAAPGLTAQPGSTASAPGSAAAPGAPGARPVFAVRLSNFEGPFDLLLSLIAKHRLDITEVALAQVTDEFIAHLGGQTEWDLGQASEFLLVAATLLDLKAARLLPRGAVEDDEDLELLEARDLLFARLLQYRAFKDVAAHVGERWARNARSFPRSVALEPQFAALLPELVISIGPERLAELAAAAFAPKPGPPQVELMHMHAPVVPVAEQAAILVDRLRRLRSASFRTLTEDAASTAVVVSRFLALLELFRDGSVAFDQAQPLGELTIRWSGPEVGEIAVVDEYDDAEDDGADDDTDDGAGPDEDEEVTG; this comes from the coding sequence GTGGCGACGTCGCCTGACGGATCTCCCGGGCCGACGGCCGCTGCGCCGGGCCTGACGGCGCAGCCCGGCTCGACGGCCAGCGCGCCGGGTTCGGCGGCTGCGCCGGGCGCGCCGGGTGCGCGACCGGTGTTCGCGGTCCGCCTGTCGAACTTCGAGGGCCCCTTCGACCTGCTCCTCTCCCTCATCGCCAAGCACCGCCTCGACATCACCGAGGTCGCGCTGGCGCAGGTGACCGACGAGTTCATCGCCCACCTCGGCGGCCAGACCGAGTGGGACCTCGGCCAGGCGAGCGAGTTCCTCCTCGTCGCCGCGACCCTGCTCGACCTCAAGGCGGCGCGCCTGCTGCCGCGCGGCGCCGTCGAGGACGACGAGGACCTCGAGCTCCTCGAGGCGCGGGACCTGCTCTTCGCGCGGCTCCTGCAGTACCGGGCGTTCAAGGACGTCGCCGCGCACGTCGGTGAGCGCTGGGCGCGCAACGCACGGTCGTTCCCGCGCAGCGTCGCCCTCGAGCCGCAGTTCGCAGCGCTGCTGCCGGAGCTCGTCATCTCCATCGGGCCGGAGCGCCTGGCCGAGCTGGCCGCCGCGGCGTTCGCGCCCAAGCCCGGGCCGCCGCAGGTCGAGCTCATGCACATGCACGCGCCGGTCGTGCCCGTGGCGGAGCAGGCCGCGATCCTCGTCGACCGGCTCCGGCGACTGCGCAGCGCGAGCTTCCGTACCCTGACAGAGGACGCGGCGTCGACCGCCGTCGTCGTCTCGCGGTTCCTCGCGCTGCTCGAGCTGTTCCGTGACGGGTCCGTCGCCTTCGACCAGGCCCAGCCGCTCGGCGAGCTGACGATCCGGTGGTCGGGCCCCGAGGTGGGCGAGATCGCCGTCGTCGACGAGTACGACGACGCGGAGGACGACGGCGCAGACGATGACACGGACGACGGCGCTGGGCCGGACGAGGACGAGGAGGTGACGGGATGA
- the scpB gene encoding SMC-Scp complex subunit ScpB codes for MSESTPQYEAVPDDALPHEHLGALEAVLMVVDEPVPAGDLASVLGLPTGQVTELLTELAAEYAGERGGRPRGFELREVAGGWRIYSAPRYADVVGRFVVDGQTARLTQASLETLAVVAYRQPISRGRIAAIRGVNVDGVVRTLLARGLVAEAGHDDDGGAVLYRTTSYFLERMGLTSLADLPPLAPYLPDLEALGDLEGDLR; via the coding sequence ATGAGCGAGAGCACGCCGCAGTACGAGGCCGTGCCCGACGACGCCCTGCCGCACGAGCACCTCGGGGCGCTCGAGGCGGTGCTCATGGTGGTCGACGAGCCGGTGCCCGCGGGCGACCTCGCCTCGGTGCTCGGCCTGCCGACCGGCCAGGTGACCGAGCTGCTCACCGAGCTCGCCGCGGAGTACGCGGGGGAGCGCGGCGGGCGGCCGCGCGGGTTCGAGCTGCGCGAGGTCGCCGGCGGGTGGCGCATCTACTCCGCGCCCCGGTACGCCGACGTCGTCGGGCGCTTCGTCGTCGACGGCCAGACGGCCCGGCTGACGCAGGCCTCGCTCGAGACGCTCGCCGTCGTCGCCTACCGCCAGCCGATCTCCCGCGGACGCATCGCGGCCATCCGTGGCGTCAACGTCGACGGTGTGGTGCGTACGCTGCTAGCCCGTGGTCTCGTCGCAGAGGCGGGCCACGACGACGACGGAGGTGCGGTGCTCTACCGCACCACCAGCTACTTCCTCGAACGGATGGGCCTGACGTCGCTGGCGGATCTACCGCCGCTGGCCCCGTATCTGCCCGACCTCGAGGCGCTTGGTGATCTGGAAGGTGATTTGCGATGA
- a CDS encoding pseudouridine synthase, producing MTPRRATKPARDVHDPDGVRLQKVLASAGLGSRRACEELIDTGRVSVDGEIVRELGIRVDPVKAVIHVDGLRVQLDTSLLTVALHKPAGVVATMSDPQGRPTVAEFVADRPERLFHVGRLDEDSEGLLLLTNDGELAHRLAHPSYEVPKTYVATVEGRLTPATLRQLREGVELEDGTATVDKVAVLETTPNASVVELVLHSGRNRVVRRMLEEVGHPVHRLVRTRFGPIRLGNVKPGRIRVISGTELGTLMSSVGL from the coding sequence GTGACCCCGCGCCGGGCCACGAAGCCCGCGCGGGACGTCCACGACCCCGACGGCGTGCGCCTGCAGAAGGTGCTCGCCAGCGCCGGCCTCGGCTCGCGCCGGGCGTGCGAGGAGCTCATCGACACCGGACGCGTGAGTGTCGACGGGGAGATCGTGCGCGAGCTCGGCATCCGCGTCGACCCGGTCAAGGCCGTCATCCACGTAGACGGGCTGCGGGTCCAGCTCGACACGAGCCTGCTCACCGTCGCCCTGCACAAGCCGGCCGGCGTCGTCGCGACGATGAGCGACCCCCAGGGCCGCCCCACGGTCGCCGAGTTCGTCGCCGACCGTCCCGAGCGCCTCTTCCACGTCGGGCGCCTCGACGAGGACTCCGAGGGGCTGCTGCTCCTCACCAACGACGGCGAGCTGGCGCACCGCCTGGCACACCCGTCCTACGAGGTGCCGAAGACGTACGTCGCCACCGTCGAGGGCCGGCTCACCCCGGCCACCCTGCGCCAGCTGCGCGAGGGCGTCGAGCTCGAGGACGGCACCGCGACGGTCGACAAGGTGGCGGTGCTCGAGACGACGCCGAACGCGTCCGTCGTCGAGCTCGTCCTGCACTCGGGGCGCAACCGGGTCGTCCGGCGGATGCTCGAGGAGGTCGGCCACCCGGTCCACCGCCTCGTGCGCACGCGCTTCGGGCCGATCCGGCTGGGCAACGTCAAGCCGGGGCGTATCCGCGTCATCAGCGGCACGGAGCTCGGCACGCTCATGTCGTCGGTCGGTCTCTAG
- the map gene encoding type I methionyl aminopeptidase codes for MIEILSPAEVGRARETGALVAEILQTMKARAAVGTNLLDIDRWTKAMIEQAGAVSCYVDYAPSFGRGPFGHYICTSVNDAVLHGLPHDYALADGDVLTLDLAVALNGVAADSAITFVVGESRSPGVVGMINSTERALAAGIAAARPGARVGDLSHAIGSVLRAAGYRINTVFGGHGIGSSMHQEPSVPNDGRPGRGYPLRPGLLLALEPWVMADTAELVTDPDGWTLRSATGALTAHSEHTIAITDDGAEILTLPR; via the coding sequence ATGATCGAGATCCTCAGTCCCGCGGAAGTGGGGCGAGCCCGCGAGACGGGAGCCCTGGTCGCCGAGATCCTGCAGACGATGAAGGCCCGTGCCGCCGTCGGCACCAACCTCCTCGACATCGACCGGTGGACCAAGGCCATGATCGAGCAGGCGGGCGCGGTGTCCTGCTACGTCGACTACGCGCCGTCCTTCGGGCGCGGGCCGTTCGGCCACTACATCTGCACGTCGGTCAACGACGCCGTGCTCCACGGCCTGCCCCACGACTACGCCCTCGCCGACGGCGATGTCCTCACCCTCGACCTCGCGGTCGCGCTCAACGGCGTCGCCGCGGACTCCGCGATCACCTTCGTCGTCGGGGAGTCGCGGTCGCCGGGGGTCGTCGGGATGATCAACTCCACGGAGCGCGCCCTCGCCGCCGGCATCGCCGCCGCCCGTCCCGGCGCACGCGTGGGCGACCTCTCCCACGCCATCGGCAGCGTGCTCCGCGCGGCGGGGTACCGGATCAACACGGTCTTCGGCGGGCACGGGATCGGCTCGAGCATGCACCAGGAGCCGTCGGTGCCCAACGACGGCCGGCCCGGCCGCGGCTACCCGCTGCGCCCCGGGCTGCTGCTCGCGCTGGAGCCGTGGGTCATGGCCGACACCGCGGAGCTCGTCACCGACCCCGACGGCTGGACGCTGCGCAGCGCGACCGGCGCGCTCACCGCGCACAGCGAGCACACCATCGCCATCACCGACGACGGCGCGGAGATCCTCACCCTGCCCCGGTAG
- a CDS encoding helix-turn-helix transcriptional regulator, with product MVRLPLTPAEVARGQRLGAALRRARGERSMLDTALEARVSPETLRKIESGRVATPSFPTIAAIADVLGLSLDALWAEVNQPERDAAAAGARTGAAERWAS from the coding sequence ATGGTCAGGCTGCCGCTCACGCCCGCCGAGGTCGCCCGCGGTCAACGCCTCGGGGCCGCCCTGCGCCGCGCCCGCGGCGAGCGCTCCATGCTCGACACGGCCCTCGAGGCCCGGGTCTCGCCCGAGACGCTCCGCAAGATCGAGTCGGGCCGCGTCGCGACGCCATCGTTCCCCACCATCGCGGCGATCGCCGACGTCCTGGGCCTCTCCCTCGACGCGCTGTGGGCCGAGGTCAACCAGCCCGAGCGCGACGCCGCAGCGGCCGGCGCCAGGACCGGCGCGGCGGAGCGGTGGGCGTCCTAG
- a CDS encoding MBL fold metallo-hydrolase, protein MLTTVAEGVHRLEHAHVNVVLVEDDDGLTIVDAGLPGVWNPLGRTIRELGYRPRDVQALLLTHAHFDHVGVAGRLQRELAVPVWAHDEEAFLAAHPYRYVHERARGIYPLRYPAAIPVLARMTAAGALWVKGVRGIEPFVDGQTVDVPGRPTVVFTPGHTFGHCALHLPDRDVVITGDALVTLDPYTGHSGPQIVSGAATADSVEALASLERIADTGASVLIPGHGDTWHDGARAAVTIAQQRGAS, encoded by the coding sequence ATGCTCACGACTGTCGCGGAGGGCGTCCACCGCCTCGAGCACGCGCACGTCAACGTCGTCCTCGTCGAGGACGACGACGGCCTCACCATCGTCGACGCCGGCCTGCCGGGCGTGTGGAACCCGCTCGGCCGCACCATCCGGGAGCTGGGCTACCGCCCGCGCGACGTCCAGGCGCTGCTGCTCACGCACGCCCACTTCGACCACGTCGGCGTCGCCGGGAGGCTGCAGCGCGAGCTTGCCGTCCCCGTGTGGGCGCACGACGAGGAGGCGTTCCTCGCCGCGCACCCGTACCGCTACGTCCACGAGCGCGCCCGAGGGATCTACCCACTGCGCTACCCCGCGGCCATCCCGGTGCTCGCCCGGATGACCGCCGCCGGTGCGCTGTGGGTCAAGGGCGTGCGCGGCATCGAACCCTTCGTCGACGGCCAGACCGTCGACGTGCCCGGCCGGCCGACCGTCGTCTTCACGCCCGGGCACACGTTCGGCCACTGTGCTCTGCACCTGCCTGACCGCGACGTCGTCATCACCGGCGACGCCCTCGTCACCCTGGACCCGTACACCGGTCACTCGGGCCCGCAGATCGTGTCCGGGGCGGCGACGGCGGACAGCGTCGAGGCGCTCGCCTCGCTCGAGCGCATCGCCGACACCGGCGCTAGCGTCCTCATCCCGGGGCACGGCGACACCTGGCACGACGGCGCCCGCGCGGCGGTGACGATCGCCCAGCAGCGCGGGGCGTCCTGA